A region from the Colius striatus isolate bColStr4 chromosome 12, bColStr4.1.hap1, whole genome shotgun sequence genome encodes:
- the EIF4G1 gene encoding eukaryotic translation initiation factor 4 gamma 1 isoform X1: MNKAPQPTGGAPTAPHPAPSPGLPQPTFPPGQTAPVVFNPAPTSQMNTPSQPRQHFYQNRAQPPTSASRVQTNTTARPGPPAHVYPAASQVMMIPSQISYTPSQGAYYIPGQGRSTYVVPTQQYPVQPGAPSFYPGASPTEFGTYAGAYYPAQGVQQFPAGVPTAQVIVSQQPPIPPKRERKTIRIRDPNQGGKDITEEIMSGARTSSTPTPPQAGSSLEPQANGETPHVAVIVRPDDRPKPALVVSKPVSLEPSKSTSPSPPPPLIPEVEPVVLPTVTLVPMEPPVDTDTKAELGEAPPDTHKTLSADTTVPGAAEPALGPAPDMNTVAVEEEEEEEVTIPLPEPTPQAPVPPETLPVPVVPLMPAVPVVPAAPSPPPVAPLAPEASAKPASPSPPPPREEPCPEPAVEPAAEAAAEPNGVLEEVPEPVPEAPVCQPVPVLVPAPVPVPTLDSPIAQPEELPLPNGVEGTNKTELSEEQLESDISPISEPEEPAQPGTPASPPAEEEEEESEGPGEAQERSSSPTPAPSQTSEATAQVAVSVPKKKRRMKELNKKEAVGDLLDAFKESQISDSASEVENKPPASAPAHEVEDTASARPQEESEETWEEKEDKLAPEKGKAADQKYRYKEEQWKPLNPEEKKRYDREFLLGFQFIFASMQKPEGLPQITEVVLDKPCVPLQANKTPLRALDPIRLSGMNCSPDFTPSFANLGRPVMGNRGLPSGMGPRRSQQNQRKEPRKIIATVSLNEDVKLNKAEKAWKPSSKRASEEEDPENIKTQELFRRVRSILNKLTPQMFQQLMKQVMELSIDTEERLKGVIDLVFEKAISEPNFSVAYANMCRCLMGLKVPTTDKPTVTVNFRKLLLNRCQKEFEKDKDDDEIFEKRQKEMDDASAPEEKARMKDELEEARDKARRRSLGNIKFIGELFKLKMLTEAIMHDCVVKLLKNHDEESLECLCRLLTTIGKDLDFEKAKPRMDQYFNQMEKIIKEKKTSSRIRFMLQDVIDLRRNSWVPRRGDQGPKTIDQIHKEAEMEEHREHIKVQQLMSKDKRRGPSGPSSSSGRGSLVADDGWNTVPISKGNRPIDTIRLTKITKPGSIDSNNQLFAPGGRLSWGKGSSGGSGAKPADSASDSGRPATSTLNRFSALQQSTPAESVESLRVVQRSSSSRDRSEKAGDRGERESRSEKGSDRLERPDRGERADRNRSAVTKRSFSKETEDRSREREKQGGPEAVRKAASMSEERDRSRESVKQEPTPPAASPKPMLSEEELEKKSKAIIEEYLHINDMKEALQCVQELGSPSSLYIFVQNGIESTLERSTISREHMGVLLCQLVKAGTLSKEQYYKGLREILEIAEDMEIDIPHIWLYLAELITPILQEEGIPMAELFREITKPLVPIGKAPTLLVEVLGLLCKGMSQKTAGKLWRDGGLSWKEFLPEDQDVNKFVTEQKLEYTMGDSSDTPSRKELTSEELCKQMDKLLKENPNNQRIHDWIEANLSEQQVSSNTFIRALMTSVCHSAIVFENPYRVDTLVIRNHAKLLQKYLRDEQKELQALYALQALVVKLDQPPNLLRMFFDALYDEDVIKEEAFYKWESSKDPAEQQGKGVALKSVTAFFTWLREAEDESDNN; encoded by the exons ATGAACAAAGCTCCACAGCCCACAGGAGGAGCCCCGAcagccccacaccctgcccctTCTCCCGGACTGCCGCAG CCGACGTTCCCACCTGGTCAGACGGCACCTGTGGTTTTTAACCCGGCACCGACCTCACAAATGAATACGCCTTCTCAGCCGCGCCAG CATTTCTACCAGAACAGGGCGCAGCCTCCCACCAGCGCGTCCCGTGTGCAGACTAACACGacggcccgccccggccccccTGCCCATGTGTACCCAGCTGCTTCCCAGGTGATGATGATACCCTCCCAGATATCCTACACACCTTCCCAAGGAGCCTATTACATTCCCGGACAG GGTCGCTCCACGTACGTTGTCCCAACCCAACAGTACCCGGTCCAGCCTGGTGCCCCTAGTTTTTACCCTGGAGCCAGCCCCACAGAGTTTGGGACTTACG CGGGTGCTTATTACCCAGCGCAGGGGGTGCAGCAGTTCCCGGCGGGGGTCCCCACCGCCCAGGTCATTGTGAGCCAGCAGCCGCCCATCCCCCCGAAACGAGAGCGGAAGACG ATCCGGATACGAGACCCTAACCAAGGCGGCAAAGACATCACTGAAGAAATCATGTCTGGAGCAAGGACCTCATCCACACCCACCCCTCCACAG GCTGGAAGCAGTTTGGAGCCCCAGGCCAATGGAGAGACCCCCCATGTAGCAGTTATTGTCCGGCCAG ATGACCGCCCGAAGCCCGCGCTGGTGGTGAGCAAGCCCGTCTCCCTGGAGCCCAGCAAGTCAACGTCCCCgtcacctccccctcccctcatcCCCGAGGTGGAGCCCGTGGTGCTCCCAACCGTGACGCTGGTGCCAATGGAGCCTCCCGTGGACACGGACACTAAAGCGGAGCTGGGCGAGGCGCCGCCCGACACACACAAGACGTTAAGCGCCGACACTACAGTGCCAGGGGCTGCGGAGCCGGCCCTCGGGCCCGCGCCCGACATGAACACGGTGGccgtggaggaggaggaggaggaagaggtcaCCATTCCCCTCCCAGAGCCCACCCCGCAGGCACCTGTGCCCCCTGAGACACTGCCGGTGCCCGTTGTCCCCCTGATGCCAGCCGTGCCCGTGGTACCGGCTGCGCCGTCGCCACCACCTGTTGCGCCACTGGCCCCCGAAGCATCCGCCAAAcctgcctcccccagccccccgccgccccgggaAGAGCCCTGCCCCGAGCCCGCCGTTGAGCCCGCCGCCGAGGCTGCTGCCGAGCCCAACGGTGTCTTAGAGGAGGTGCCTGAGCCGGTCCCTGAGGCACCCGTGTGCCAGCCGgtgccggtgctggtgcccgcACCAGTGCCTGTGCCCACCCTGGACTCCCCCATCGCCCAACCTGAAGAGCTGCCCCTACCCAATGGGGTGGAGGGCACCAACAAAACAGAGCTGAGTGAGGAGCAGCTCGAGTCAGACATCAGCCCCATCTCGGAGCCTGAGGAGCCAGCCCAGCCCGGCACCCCTGCCTCCCCTccggcagaggaggaggaggaggagagcgaAGGCCCTGGCGAGGCCCAGGAGCGGAGCTCAAGCCCGACCCCTGCCCCTTCGCAGACCTCGGAGGCGACCGCGCAAG TCGCCGTGTCAGTGCCAAAGAAGAAGCGAAGGATGAAGGAGCTGAACAAGAAGGAAGCAGTAGGCGATTTGCTGGATGCCTTTAAAGAG TCTCAGATCAGTGACAGTGCCTCAGAGGTGGAGAACAAACCCCCTGCATCTGCCCCGGCCCACGAAGTGGAGGACACAGCCTCTGCCCGGCCCCAGGAGGAGTCGGAGGAGAcgtgggaggagaaggaggacaAGCTGGCCCCAGAGAAGGGCAAGGCTGCTGACCAGAAGTACCGCTACAAGGAAG AGCAATGGAAGCCACTGAACCCTGAAGAGAAGAAGCGATATGACCGAGAGTTCTTGCTGGGCTTTCAGTTCATCTTTGCCAGCATGCAGAAACCTGAGGGGCTGCCCCAGATCACAGAAGTGGTGCTGGACAAG CCCTGTGTACCTTTGCAGGCCAACAAGACCCCGCTGCGGGCACTCGACCCCATCCGCCTCAGCGGCATGAACTGCAGCCCCGACTTCACCCCCTCCTTTGCCAACCTTGGCCGGCCCGTCATGGGCAACCGAGGCCTG CCCTCAGGGATGGGTCCCCGCCGCTCCCAGCAGAACCAGAGGAAGGAGCCCCGGAAAATCATTGCCACTGTGTCCCTCAACGAGGATGTTAAGCTGAACAAGGCCGAGAAGGCCTGGAAACCCAGCAGCAAGCGTGCCTCTGAGGAGGAGGACCCTGAGAACATCAAGACGCAG GAGCTGTTCCGCCGCGTCCGCAGCATCCTCAACAAGCTGACGCCCCAGATGTTCCAGCAGCTGATGAAGCAGGTGATGGAGTTGTCCATCGACACGGAGGAGCGGCTCAAGGGTGTCATCGACCTCGTCTTCGAGAAGGCCATCTCAGAGCCAAACTTCTCTGTTGCCTATGCTAACATGTGCCGTTGCCTTATGGGg ctcaaAGTGCCCACAACAGACAAGCCCACGGTGACTGTGAACTTCCGCAAGCTGCTGCTCAACCGCTGCCAGAAGGAGTTTGAGAAGGACAAGGACGACGACGAGATCTTTGAGAAGCGGCAGAAGGAGATGGACGATGCCAGCGCT cccGAGGAGAAGGCACGCATGAAGGACGAGCTGGAGGAGGCGCGGGACAAGGCCCGCCGGAGATCCCTGGGCAACATCAAGTTTATTGGAGAGCTGTTCAAGCTGAAGATGTTGACAGAGGCCATCATGCATGACTGTGTGGTGAAGCTGCTCAAAAATCATGATGAGGAGTCTCTTGAGTGCCTTTGCCGCCTGCTCACCACCATTGGCAAGGACTTGGACTTTGAGAAGGCCAAG CCCAGGATGGACCAGTACTTCAATCAGATGGAGAAGATCATCAAAGAGAAGAAGACATCATCCCGAATCCGTTTCATGCTGCAAGATGTGATTGACCTCAGACGG AATAGCTGGGTGCCGCGACGAGGAGACCAGGGCCCCAAAACCATTGACCAGATCCACAAGGAAGCGGAGATGGAGGAGCATCGGGAACACATCAAAGTGCAGCAGCTCATGTCAAAGGACAAGAGGAGAGGGCCCTCCGGACCATCGTCCAGCA GCGGGCGTGGGAGCCTGGTGGCAGATGATGGCTGGAACACGGTGCCCATCAGCAAGGGCAACCGGCCTATTGACACCATCCGGCTCACGAAGATCACCAAG CCTGGATCCATCGACTCCAACAACCAGCTCTTTGCACCGGGCGGGCGGCTGAGCTGGGGCAAAGGCAGCAGCGGAGGGTCTGGGGCGAAGCCTGCAGATTCAG CATCTGATTCAGGGCGACCAGCCACCAGCACCTTGAACCGCTTCTCGGCGCTCCAGCAGTCAACTCCGGCAGAGAGCGTGGAGTCCCTGCGCGTGGTGCAGAG gagcagctccagccGCGACAGGTCAGAGAAGGCTGGGGACAGAGGGGAGCGGGAGTCGCGGTCGGAGAAGGGCAGCGACCGCCTGGAGCGGCCTGACCGGGGGGAGCGGGCAGACAGGAACAGGTCTGCCGTCACCAAGAGGAGCTTCAGCAAAGAGACGGAGGACAGGAGCCgagagagggagaagcaggGCGGCCCCGAGGCTGTGCGCAAGGCTGCCAGCATGAGTGAGGAACGGGACAGGAGCAGAGAGAGCG TTAAACAAGAGCCAACACCTCCCGCAGCATCCCCCAAGCCCATGCTGTCAgaagaggagctggagaagaaaTCCAAGGCGATCATAGAGGAATACCTGCACATCAATGACATGAAG gAGGCCCTGCAGtgtgtgcaggagctgggcagcccctcCTCGCTCTACATCTTTGTACAGAACGGCATCGAGTCCACGCTGGAGAGGAGCACCATCTCCCGTGAGCACATGGGGGTTCTACTGTGCCAGCTGGTGAAGGCAGGCACGCTCTCCAAGGAGCAGTACTATAAAGG GCTGCGAGAGATCCTGGAGATTGCAGAAGACATGGAGATCGACATCCCACACATCTGGCTGTACCTGGCTGAGCTCATCACCCCCATCCTGCAGGAGGAAGGCATCCCCATGGCCGAGCTGTTTAG GGAAATAACGAAGCCCCTGGTGCCTATCGGGAAGGCCCCTACGCTGCTGGTCGAGGTGCTGGGCTTGTTATGCAAGGGCATG AGCCAGAAGACCGCAGGCAAGCTGTGGCGGGATGGGGGCCTGAGCTGGAAGGAATTCCTGCCTGAGGACCAGGATGTCAACAAATTTGTCACAGAGCAG AAGTTGGAGTACACAATGGGGGACAGCTCGGACACGCCGAGCCGCAAGGAGCTGACCTCAGAGGAGCTGTGCAAGCAGATGGACAAACTGCTGAAGGAGAACCCCAACAACCAAAGAATACACGACTGGATCGAG GCTAACCTGAGTGAGCAGCAGGTCTCGTCCAACACGTTTATCAGGGCCCTGATGACATCCGTGTGCCACTCGGCCATTGTCT tTGAGAACCCGTACCGCGTGGACACCCTGGTGATCCGGAACCACGCCAAGCTGCTGCAGAAGTACCTGCGGGACGAGCAGAAGGAGCTGCAGGCGCTCTATGCCCTGCAGGCCTTGGTGGTGAAGCTGGACCAGCCTCCCA ACCTCCTGCGGATGTTCTTTGATGCCCTTTACGACGAGGATGTCATCAAGGAGGAGGCTTTCTACAAGTGGGAGTCCAGCAAGGACCCAGCCGAGCAGCAGGGCAAAGGGGTGGCTCTCAAATCCGTGACAGCCTTTTTCACCTGGCTTCGGGAAGCTGAGGATGAGTCGGACAACAACTGA
- the EIF4G1 gene encoding eukaryotic translation initiation factor 4 gamma 1 isoform X4: MMIPSQISYTPSQGAYYIPGQGRSTYVVPTQQYPVQPGAPSFYPGASPTEFGTYAGAYYPAQGVQQFPAGVPTAQVIVSQQPPIPPKRERKTIRIRDPNQGGKDITEEIMSGARTSSTPTPPQAGSSLEPQANGETPHVAVIVRPDDRPKPALVVSKPVSLEPSKSTSPSPPPPLIPEVEPVVLPTVTLVPMEPPVDTDTKAELGEAPPDTHKTLSADTTVPGAAEPALGPAPDMNTVAVEEEEEEEVTIPLPEPTPQAPVPPETLPVPVVPLMPAVPVVPAAPSPPPVAPLAPEASAKPASPSPPPPREEPCPEPAVEPAAEAAAEPNGVLEEVPEPVPEAPVCQPVPVLVPAPVPVPTLDSPIAQPEELPLPNGVEGTNKTELSEEQLESDISPISEPEEPAQPGTPASPPAEEEEEESEGPGEAQERSSSPTPAPSQTSEATAQVAVSVPKKKRRMKELNKKEAVGDLLDAFKESQISDSASEVENKPPASAPAHEVEDTASARPQEESEETWEEKEDKLAPEKGKAADQKYRYKEEQWKPLNPEEKKRYDREFLLGFQFIFASMQKPEGLPQITEVVLDKPCVPLQANKTPLRALDPIRLSGMNCSPDFTPSFANLGRPVMGNRGLPSGMGPRRSQQNQRKEPRKIIATVSLNEDVKLNKAEKAWKPSSKRASEEEDPENIKTQELFRRVRSILNKLTPQMFQQLMKQVMELSIDTEERLKGVIDLVFEKAISEPNFSVAYANMCRCLMGLKVPTTDKPTVTVNFRKLLLNRCQKEFEKDKDDDEIFEKRQKEMDDASAPEEKARMKDELEEARDKARRRSLGNIKFIGELFKLKMLTEAIMHDCVVKLLKNHDEESLECLCRLLTTIGKDLDFEKAKPRMDQYFNQMEKIIKEKKTSSRIRFMLQDVIDLRRNSWVPRRGDQGPKTIDQIHKEAEMEEHREHIKVQQLMSKDKRRGPSGPSSSSGRGSLVADDGWNTVPISKGNRPIDTIRLTKITKPGSIDSNNQLFAPGGRLSWGKGSSGGSGAKPADSASDSGRPATSTLNRFSALQQSTPAESVESLRVVQRSSSSRDRSEKAGDRGERESRSEKGSDRLERPDRGERADRNRSAVTKRSFSKETEDRSREREKQGGPEAVRKAASMSEERDRSRESVKQEPTPPAASPKPMLSEEELEKKSKAIIEEYLHINDMKEALQCVQELGSPSSLYIFVQNGIESTLERSTISREHMGVLLCQLVKAGTLSKEQYYKGLREILEIAEDMEIDIPHIWLYLAELITPILQEEGIPMAELFREITKPLVPIGKAPTLLVEVLGLLCKGMSQKTAGKLWRDGGLSWKEFLPEDQDVNKFVTEQKLEYTMGDSSDTPSRKELTSEELCKQMDKLLKENPNNQRIHDWIEANLSEQQVSSNTFIRALMTSVCHSAIVFENPYRVDTLVIRNHAKLLQKYLRDEQKELQALYALQALVVKLDQPPNLLRMFFDALYDEDVIKEEAFYKWESSKDPAEQQGKGVALKSVTAFFTWLREAEDESDNN; encoded by the exons ATGATGATACCCTCCCAGATATCCTACACACCTTCCCAAGGAGCCTATTACATTCCCGGACAG GGTCGCTCCACGTACGTTGTCCCAACCCAACAGTACCCGGTCCAGCCTGGTGCCCCTAGTTTTTACCCTGGAGCCAGCCCCACAGAGTTTGGGACTTACG CGGGTGCTTATTACCCAGCGCAGGGGGTGCAGCAGTTCCCGGCGGGGGTCCCCACCGCCCAGGTCATTGTGAGCCAGCAGCCGCCCATCCCCCCGAAACGAGAGCGGAAGACG ATCCGGATACGAGACCCTAACCAAGGCGGCAAAGACATCACTGAAGAAATCATGTCTGGAGCAAGGACCTCATCCACACCCACCCCTCCACAG GCTGGAAGCAGTTTGGAGCCCCAGGCCAATGGAGAGACCCCCCATGTAGCAGTTATTGTCCGGCCAG ATGACCGCCCGAAGCCCGCGCTGGTGGTGAGCAAGCCCGTCTCCCTGGAGCCCAGCAAGTCAACGTCCCCgtcacctccccctcccctcatcCCCGAGGTGGAGCCCGTGGTGCTCCCAACCGTGACGCTGGTGCCAATGGAGCCTCCCGTGGACACGGACACTAAAGCGGAGCTGGGCGAGGCGCCGCCCGACACACACAAGACGTTAAGCGCCGACACTACAGTGCCAGGGGCTGCGGAGCCGGCCCTCGGGCCCGCGCCCGACATGAACACGGTGGccgtggaggaggaggaggaggaagaggtcaCCATTCCCCTCCCAGAGCCCACCCCGCAGGCACCTGTGCCCCCTGAGACACTGCCGGTGCCCGTTGTCCCCCTGATGCCAGCCGTGCCCGTGGTACCGGCTGCGCCGTCGCCACCACCTGTTGCGCCACTGGCCCCCGAAGCATCCGCCAAAcctgcctcccccagccccccgccgccccgggaAGAGCCCTGCCCCGAGCCCGCCGTTGAGCCCGCCGCCGAGGCTGCTGCCGAGCCCAACGGTGTCTTAGAGGAGGTGCCTGAGCCGGTCCCTGAGGCACCCGTGTGCCAGCCGgtgccggtgctggtgcccgcACCAGTGCCTGTGCCCACCCTGGACTCCCCCATCGCCCAACCTGAAGAGCTGCCCCTACCCAATGGGGTGGAGGGCACCAACAAAACAGAGCTGAGTGAGGAGCAGCTCGAGTCAGACATCAGCCCCATCTCGGAGCCTGAGGAGCCAGCCCAGCCCGGCACCCCTGCCTCCCCTccggcagaggaggaggaggaggagagcgaAGGCCCTGGCGAGGCCCAGGAGCGGAGCTCAAGCCCGACCCCTGCCCCTTCGCAGACCTCGGAGGCGACCGCGCAAG TCGCCGTGTCAGTGCCAAAGAAGAAGCGAAGGATGAAGGAGCTGAACAAGAAGGAAGCAGTAGGCGATTTGCTGGATGCCTTTAAAGAG TCTCAGATCAGTGACAGTGCCTCAGAGGTGGAGAACAAACCCCCTGCATCTGCCCCGGCCCACGAAGTGGAGGACACAGCCTCTGCCCGGCCCCAGGAGGAGTCGGAGGAGAcgtgggaggagaaggaggacaAGCTGGCCCCAGAGAAGGGCAAGGCTGCTGACCAGAAGTACCGCTACAAGGAAG AGCAATGGAAGCCACTGAACCCTGAAGAGAAGAAGCGATATGACCGAGAGTTCTTGCTGGGCTTTCAGTTCATCTTTGCCAGCATGCAGAAACCTGAGGGGCTGCCCCAGATCACAGAAGTGGTGCTGGACAAG CCCTGTGTACCTTTGCAGGCCAACAAGACCCCGCTGCGGGCACTCGACCCCATCCGCCTCAGCGGCATGAACTGCAGCCCCGACTTCACCCCCTCCTTTGCCAACCTTGGCCGGCCCGTCATGGGCAACCGAGGCCTG CCCTCAGGGATGGGTCCCCGCCGCTCCCAGCAGAACCAGAGGAAGGAGCCCCGGAAAATCATTGCCACTGTGTCCCTCAACGAGGATGTTAAGCTGAACAAGGCCGAGAAGGCCTGGAAACCCAGCAGCAAGCGTGCCTCTGAGGAGGAGGACCCTGAGAACATCAAGACGCAG GAGCTGTTCCGCCGCGTCCGCAGCATCCTCAACAAGCTGACGCCCCAGATGTTCCAGCAGCTGATGAAGCAGGTGATGGAGTTGTCCATCGACACGGAGGAGCGGCTCAAGGGTGTCATCGACCTCGTCTTCGAGAAGGCCATCTCAGAGCCAAACTTCTCTGTTGCCTATGCTAACATGTGCCGTTGCCTTATGGGg ctcaaAGTGCCCACAACAGACAAGCCCACGGTGACTGTGAACTTCCGCAAGCTGCTGCTCAACCGCTGCCAGAAGGAGTTTGAGAAGGACAAGGACGACGACGAGATCTTTGAGAAGCGGCAGAAGGAGATGGACGATGCCAGCGCT cccGAGGAGAAGGCACGCATGAAGGACGAGCTGGAGGAGGCGCGGGACAAGGCCCGCCGGAGATCCCTGGGCAACATCAAGTTTATTGGAGAGCTGTTCAAGCTGAAGATGTTGACAGAGGCCATCATGCATGACTGTGTGGTGAAGCTGCTCAAAAATCATGATGAGGAGTCTCTTGAGTGCCTTTGCCGCCTGCTCACCACCATTGGCAAGGACTTGGACTTTGAGAAGGCCAAG CCCAGGATGGACCAGTACTTCAATCAGATGGAGAAGATCATCAAAGAGAAGAAGACATCATCCCGAATCCGTTTCATGCTGCAAGATGTGATTGACCTCAGACGG AATAGCTGGGTGCCGCGACGAGGAGACCAGGGCCCCAAAACCATTGACCAGATCCACAAGGAAGCGGAGATGGAGGAGCATCGGGAACACATCAAAGTGCAGCAGCTCATGTCAAAGGACAAGAGGAGAGGGCCCTCCGGACCATCGTCCAGCA GCGGGCGTGGGAGCCTGGTGGCAGATGATGGCTGGAACACGGTGCCCATCAGCAAGGGCAACCGGCCTATTGACACCATCCGGCTCACGAAGATCACCAAG CCTGGATCCATCGACTCCAACAACCAGCTCTTTGCACCGGGCGGGCGGCTGAGCTGGGGCAAAGGCAGCAGCGGAGGGTCTGGGGCGAAGCCTGCAGATTCAG CATCTGATTCAGGGCGACCAGCCACCAGCACCTTGAACCGCTTCTCGGCGCTCCAGCAGTCAACTCCGGCAGAGAGCGTGGAGTCCCTGCGCGTGGTGCAGAG gagcagctccagccGCGACAGGTCAGAGAAGGCTGGGGACAGAGGGGAGCGGGAGTCGCGGTCGGAGAAGGGCAGCGACCGCCTGGAGCGGCCTGACCGGGGGGAGCGGGCAGACAGGAACAGGTCTGCCGTCACCAAGAGGAGCTTCAGCAAAGAGACGGAGGACAGGAGCCgagagagggagaagcaggGCGGCCCCGAGGCTGTGCGCAAGGCTGCCAGCATGAGTGAGGAACGGGACAGGAGCAGAGAGAGCG TTAAACAAGAGCCAACACCTCCCGCAGCATCCCCCAAGCCCATGCTGTCAgaagaggagctggagaagaaaTCCAAGGCGATCATAGAGGAATACCTGCACATCAATGACATGAAG gAGGCCCTGCAGtgtgtgcaggagctgggcagcccctcCTCGCTCTACATCTTTGTACAGAACGGCATCGAGTCCACGCTGGAGAGGAGCACCATCTCCCGTGAGCACATGGGGGTTCTACTGTGCCAGCTGGTGAAGGCAGGCACGCTCTCCAAGGAGCAGTACTATAAAGG GCTGCGAGAGATCCTGGAGATTGCAGAAGACATGGAGATCGACATCCCACACATCTGGCTGTACCTGGCTGAGCTCATCACCCCCATCCTGCAGGAGGAAGGCATCCCCATGGCCGAGCTGTTTAG GGAAATAACGAAGCCCCTGGTGCCTATCGGGAAGGCCCCTACGCTGCTGGTCGAGGTGCTGGGCTTGTTATGCAAGGGCATG AGCCAGAAGACCGCAGGCAAGCTGTGGCGGGATGGGGGCCTGAGCTGGAAGGAATTCCTGCCTGAGGACCAGGATGTCAACAAATTTGTCACAGAGCAG AAGTTGGAGTACACAATGGGGGACAGCTCGGACACGCCGAGCCGCAAGGAGCTGACCTCAGAGGAGCTGTGCAAGCAGATGGACAAACTGCTGAAGGAGAACCCCAACAACCAAAGAATACACGACTGGATCGAG GCTAACCTGAGTGAGCAGCAGGTCTCGTCCAACACGTTTATCAGGGCCCTGATGACATCCGTGTGCCACTCGGCCATTGTCT tTGAGAACCCGTACCGCGTGGACACCCTGGTGATCCGGAACCACGCCAAGCTGCTGCAGAAGTACCTGCGGGACGAGCAGAAGGAGCTGCAGGCGCTCTATGCCCTGCAGGCCTTGGTGGTGAAGCTGGACCAGCCTCCCA ACCTCCTGCGGATGTTCTTTGATGCCCTTTACGACGAGGATGTCATCAAGGAGGAGGCTTTCTACAAGTGGGAGTCCAGCAAGGACCCAGCCGAGCAGCAGGGCAAAGGGGTGGCTCTCAAATCCGTGACAGCCTTTTTCACCTGGCTTCGGGAAGCTGAGGATGAGTCGGACAACAACTGA